In Cinclus cinclus chromosome 13, bCinCin1.1, whole genome shotgun sequence, a genomic segment contains:
- the MCEE gene encoding methylmalonyl-CoA epimerase, mitochondrial, with protein sequence MAAVLWRGAAGHLSRLQTLAPTVRTLSSSKSFSQNIPSCLWKLGRLNHVAIAVPDLEKAQSLYKDVLGAQVSETVALPEHGVYTIFVELGNTKLELLHPLGEKSPIASFLQKNKTGGMHHICIEVDDIKVAMTELKKKKIRILSEEPKIGAHGKPVIFLHPKDCHGVLVELEQA encoded by the exons ATGGCGGCGGTGCTGTGGCGAGGAGCGGCCG ggcatCTTAGCAGATTGCAGACTTTAGCTCCCACAGTAAGAACTCTATCATCATCAAAGTCCTTTTCACAAAACATTCCAAGCTGTTTGTGGAAACTGGGCCGACTTAATCATGTGGCAATTGCAGTGCCTGATTTGGAGAAAGCTCAGTCCTTGTATAAAGATGTGTTAGGAGCCCAGGTGAGTGAGACTGTTGCTCTTCCTGAACATGGTGTCTACACTATTTTTGTGGAGCTGGGAAATACCAAGCTGGAACTTCTACATCCTTTAGGAGAGAAAAGTCCCATTGCAAGCTTCCTGCAAAAAAACAAGACTGGAGGAATGCATCATATCTGCATTGAg GTTGATGACATAAAAGTGGCTATGacagaactgaagaaaaaaaagatacgAATATTGAGTGAAGAGCCAAAAATAGGTGCACATGGCAAACCTGTGATTTTTCTTCACCCTAAAGATTGCCATGGAGTCCTTGTGGAACTTGAGCAAGCTTGA
- the MPHOSPH10 gene encoding U3 small nucleolar ribonucleoprotein protein MPP10, whose amino-acid sequence MAAMPAVPGVLGIQTCLRVAGAAAARPECFLSVQDGLAADFRAMTKTLFDLNKGSNIVRGGPLKELVIENFDEEQIWQQLELQNNAVLDFFKKSIAADADDEDLCLLSDQEEDGSDAETSSDKEFEDNIMEAETEQMNVYTKDKDKTKAKEKQSKLKSKSLMQKYSDEDSDIDFDIEALEQQAKTAKETTLRKKGRKSVVDDKFFKLAEMETFLEHAEKEDKEEEEEDDINYFEDIISDDEEDSEEAKPIKSSRDMTYKDFYDSVDDDDGDDDLVANDAEGDQEEEADSAIEEQNEESMSEFEDMDEMVEHMRSKEASKKVTFSLPDDSETEHVTKVPLEKGINPSEIKSSFEKRQEKMSKKIKSLEEALLEEKPWQLKGEVTGQKRPENSLLEETVLFDHAVRMAPVITEETTFQLEDIIKQRILDEAWDDVVPKEKPKEEAFEYKKRISLDHEKSKLSLAEIYEQEYMKLHQQKTEEEENPEHKEIQEMMDSLFQKLDALCNFHFTPKPPVPEVKIVSNLPAISMEEVAPVAVSDAALLAPEEIMKKNKAGDVKTDAEKTPTDKKRELRRKKLRKRMRQREKEKRQKLLEKMKPEQGSKLSKKAAAAKLKRLTKEGKASLLKDEGKDKALKSSQAFFSQLQDQVRMQIKDASKLKKKQKKEKAISVHKLKL is encoded by the exons ATGGCGGCGATGCCGGCGGTGCCGGGAGTCCTGGGGATCCAGACGTGCCTCAGGgtggcgggagcggcggcggcgcgccCCGAGTGCTTCCTCAG TGTACAGGATGGACTGGCTGCCGACTTTAGAGCAATGACAAAGACTCTCTTCGATTTGAATAAAGGAAGTAACATAGTTCGTGGGGGCCCTCTAAAAGAGCTGGTGATAGAAAATTTTGATGAAGAACAGATTTGGCAGCAACTGGAGCTCCAGAACAATGCAGTTCTTGATTTCTTCAAGAAATCCATTGCAGCGGATGCCGACGATGAAGATCTTTGCCTTCTCTCAGACCAGGAAGAGGATGGTTCTGATGCAGAGACCAGCAGTGACAAGGAATTTGAAGACAACATAATGGAAGCAGAAACTGAACAGATGAATGTTTATACAAAAGATAAAGATAAAACTAAagctaaagaaaagcaaagcaagctCAAAAGCAAAAGTTTAATGCAGAAATACAGTGATGAGGATTCTGATATTGACTTTGATATTGAAGCACTGGAGCAACAAGCTAAAACAGCCAAGGAAACCACAttgagaaaaaagggaagaaaatctgTAGTGGATGACAAGTTTTTCAAGCTGGCTGAGATGGAAACTTTTCTAGAACATGCAGAGAAGGAAgacaaggaagaagaagaagaagatgatattaattattttgaagaTATTATCTCAGATGATGAGGAAGACTCTGAAGAAGCTAAA CCAATTAAAAGTTCTAGAGATATGACATACAAAGATTTCTATGATTCagttgatgatgatgatggtgatgatgatttAGTAGCCAATGATGCTGAAGGGGATCAGGAAGAGGAAGCAGACAGTGCCATTGAAGAGCAAAATGAAGAAAGTATGTCTGA GTTTGAGGATATGGATGAAATGGTGGAGCACATGAGAAGTAAAGAAGCTTCTAAAAAAGTAACTTTTAGTTTGCCAGATGACAGTGAAACAGAACATGTAACTAAAGTGCCATTAGAGAAGGGAATTAATCCCAGTGAAATAAAGTCATCATTTgagaagagacaggaaaag atgagcaaaaaaataaaaagcttggAAGAAGCATTGTTAGAGGAGAAACCTTGGCAGCTTAAAGGAGAAGTGACTGGACAGAAACGCCCTGAGAACAGCCTTTTGGAAGAAACAGTGCTTTTTGACCATGCAGTCCGAATGG cacCTGTGATCACAGAAGAAACTACTTTTCAGCTTGAAGATATAATTAAACAGAGAATATTGGATGAG GCATGGGATGACGTAGtaccaaaagaaaaacccaaagagGAAGCTTTTGAGTACAAGAAACGGATCAGTTTGGATCATGAAAAGAGTAAGCTGAGTCTGGCTGAAATCTATGAGCAAGAATACATGAAACTTCACCAG CAAAAgactgaagaggaagaaaatcctgAACACAAAGAAATTCAGGAAATGATGGATTCACTCTTCCAGAAGCTGGATGCACTTTGTAATTTCCACTTCACACCCAAACCA CCGGTGCCAGAAGTTAAAATTGTTTCGAACCTTCCAGCTATAAGTATGGAAGAAGTAGCACCAGTTGCTGTTAGTGATGCTGCTCTCTTAGCACCAGAGGAGATCATG aaaaagaacaaagcCGGTGATGTAAAAACAGATGCAGAAAAGACTCCCACAGACAAAAAACGAGAACTAAGAAGGAAAAAGCTCCGTAAACGTATGaggcaaagggaaaaggagaaacgTCAAAAGCTTCTTGAAAAGATGAAACCTGAGCAAGGCTCGAAGCTTAGCAaaaaagctgctgcagcaaagTTAAAAAGGCTTACCAAAGAAGGCAAAGCATCTCTGCTCAAG GATGAAGGCAAAGATAAGGCCTTGAAATCATCCCAGGCCTTCTTTTCTCAGCTACAAGATCAAGTGAGAATGCAAATCAAAGATGCCAGCAaattaaagaagaaacagaagaaggagaaagcaatcTCTGTTCATAAACTGAAGTTGTAA